The following coding sequences lie in one Primulina huaijiensis isolate GDHJ02 chromosome 2, ASM1229523v2, whole genome shotgun sequence genomic window:
- the LOC140965427 gene encoding probable pectin methylesterase CGR3 isoform X2, giving the protein MVFLIGTSGASKILTRVEGDFSCASEVQQTIPILKTAYGDSMHRVLHVGPDSCSVVSRLLREKDTEAWGVEPYDIEDADRTCKSLVHKGFVRVADMKFPLPYRTKSFSLVIVSDALDYLSPRYLNRTLPELARIAGDGLVIFTGYPHHRKVKVADKAKNGQSAKLRSLTWWMRYFVQTSLEENAAIVKKFEQAAAKRSYTPSCQIFHLNSYS; this is encoded by the exons ATGGTTTTTCTGATAGGTACTTCTGGAGCCAGTAAAATCCTCACTCGGGTAGAAG GTGATTTCTCATGTGCTTCAGAAGTTCAACAAACAATTCCGATTTTGAAAACAGCATATGGAGACAGCATGCACAGGGTGTTGCATGTTGGCCCTGACAGTTGTTCTGTGGTTTCAAGATTGTTAAGAGAAAAAGATACTGAAGCTTGGGGTGTGGAACCTTATGATATAGAGGATGCTGACCGTACTTGCAAGAGTTTGGTGCACAAAGGCTTTGTCCGTGTGGCTGACATGAAGTTCCCTCTTCCCTACAGGACAAAATCATTTTCTCTGGTTATTGTCTCGGATGCATTGGATTACTTGTCTCCAAGGTATCTCAACAGGACTCTTCCTGAATTAGCAAGGATAGCAGGAGATGGCCTTGTCATTTTCACAG gATATCCTCATCACCGCAAAGTGAAAGTTGCTGATAAAGCCAAAAATGGACAATCA GCTAAATTGAGGAGCTTGACTTGGTGGATGCGATATTTTGTTCAAACAAGCTTAGAGGAGAATGCAGCTATCGTAAAGAAGTTCGAGCAAGCTGCCGCAAAGAGATCTTATACTCCTAGTT
- the LOC140965427 gene encoding probable pectin methylesterase CGR3 isoform X1: MAMAMARRPVNPSRRVSESVAPPFASSLRSRSRSHPCLLLALILGGFLLIHYFYRGQGTSGASKILTRVEGDFSCASEVQQTIPILKTAYGDSMHRVLHVGPDSCSVVSRLLREKDTEAWGVEPYDIEDADRTCKSLVHKGFVRVADMKFPLPYRTKSFSLVIVSDALDYLSPRYLNRTLPELARIAGDGLVIFTGYPHHRKVKVADKAKNGQSAKLRSLTWWMRYFVQTSLEENAAIVKKFEQAAAKRSYTPSCQIFHLNSYS, translated from the exons ATGGCCATGGCAATGGCGAGAAGGCCAGTAAATCCGTCTCGACGCGTATCTGAAAGTGTGGCACCTCCATTTGCGTCTTCCCTTCGCTCAAGATCTCGTTCTCACCCATGTTTACTGCTAGCTCTTATTCTG GGAGGATTCCTTCTAATACATTATTTCTATCGCGGTCAAG GTACTTCTGGAGCCAGTAAAATCCTCACTCGGGTAGAAG GTGATTTCTCATGTGCTTCAGAAGTTCAACAAACAATTCCGATTTTGAAAACAGCATATGGAGACAGCATGCACAGGGTGTTGCATGTTGGCCCTGACAGTTGTTCTGTGGTTTCAAGATTGTTAAGAGAAAAAGATACTGAAGCTTGGGGTGTGGAACCTTATGATATAGAGGATGCTGACCGTACTTGCAAGAGTTTGGTGCACAAAGGCTTTGTCCGTGTGGCTGACATGAAGTTCCCTCTTCCCTACAGGACAAAATCATTTTCTCTGGTTATTGTCTCGGATGCATTGGATTACTTGTCTCCAAGGTATCTCAACAGGACTCTTCCTGAATTAGCAAGGATAGCAGGAGATGGCCTTGTCATTTTCACAG gATATCCTCATCACCGCAAAGTGAAAGTTGCTGATAAAGCCAAAAATGGACAATCA GCTAAATTGAGGAGCTTGACTTGGTGGATGCGATATTTTGTTCAAACAAGCTTAGAGGAGAATGCAGCTATCGTAAAGAAGTTCGAGCAAGCTGCCGCAAAGAGATCTTATACTCCTAGTT